A DNA window from Paraclostridium bifermentans contains the following coding sequences:
- a CDS encoding 2-hydroxyacyl-CoA dehydratase, giving the protein MIDDFHIGIDIGSTTVKVIVLDDSKNMIFKSYKRHLSDIKNSVISLLSEAYDSVGDNRVSVVITGSGGMKLAKKLNVEFVQEVIASTKAIETYNPETDVVIELGGEDAKIIYVTNGIEQRMNGICAGGTGSFIDQMAILLKTDAKGLNDLAKDYKNIYSIAARCGVFAKTDIQPLINEGARKEDIAASIFHAVVVQTISVLACGRKIKGNVAFLGGPLYFLSELRNRFIDVLKLEKGNIIFPENAQLYIAMGAALSYKNDYMLFSDLIKNIESLKDIEDVVNSEIKPLFDNEREYELFKNRHKKNIVKSIDISSYKGKCFLGIDAGSTTTKVALIDEGGNLLFSEYKSNEGNPLRSTIGILNNLYSKLPSEAKIVNSVVTGYGEGLIKSALKVDFGEIETIAHYKGAKFFSPKVDFILDIGGQDMKCLKINQGVIETIILNEACSSGCGSFLETFAKSLNLDIKEFATKALFSKHPVDLGSRCTVFMNSRVKQAQKEGNSVGDISAGLSYSVIKNALYKVIKMKSSEDIGKHPVVQGGTFYNDAVLRSFENLTCREVVRPNIAGIMGAFGASIIAKEKYKEGYITTLLNKASMNSINLKISTSRCKGCSNNCLLTVNDFGNSEKFISGNRCEKGMGLYRKEKVDINLFDYKYKRVFNYRKLDAESAIRKEIGIPRVLNIYEDYPLWHTIFTNLGFSVVLSDASSKDVYEQGMDSIASESACYPAKLVHGHIQNLIKKGIKNIFYPCIRSESKEFKNANNSFNCPVVMSYSEVIKNNISEIKENKINYINPFLPIHNKSSLKKRLLEELNKIKNYDKDFLEISKEEINKSVELGFEEYEKFKADMRYMGEKSIEIINKSNKRGIVLAGRPYHIDPEINHGIPELINSLDMAVLTEDSVAHLGKLEEPLRVVDQWTYHSRLYRAANFVNSEKNIELVQLNSFGCGLDAVTTDQVQEILNGEGKIYTCIKIDEGNNLGAAKIRLRSLKASIEERDINGLKIEKRKKTYIKGKINKSTKSNYTILMPQMSPIHFELVEHAIKSCGYNIEVLKEYDGAIEEGLKYVNNDACYPAIIVIGQLVKAIKSGKYDLSKTMVAITQTGGVCRATNYIGFLRKALSDAGYGYIPVISLSLNGEEKRNLYSVFSLGLINRVMMAAIYGDLLMKVLYRVRPYERYKGSANKLYQKHLEICKDSLKKASLSNFKENIYNIVKEFDEFPIKEQDKPRVGLVGEILVKFHPLANNNIVDVLEAEGVEVVVPELINFFLSCAYNTYYKSEYLLDKKYKKLGGKLMKDTIEMYQKHYSNALKNSKRFNIPESIETLASKASKIVSIGNQAGEGWLLTAEMVELIESGVGNIVCMQPFACLPNHITGKGVIKELKRIYKNANIVPIDYDPGASEVNQINRIKLMLSTSFKTM; this is encoded by the coding sequence ATGATAGATGATTTTCATATAGGTATAGATATTGGATCAACTACAGTAAAAGTTATTGTATTGGATGATAGTAAAAATATGATATTTAAATCATACAAAAGGCATTTATCAGATATAAAAAATTCAGTTATAAGTTTATTAAGTGAAGCCTATGATAGTGTAGGTGATAATAGAGTATCTGTTGTTATAACCGGATCTGGAGGTATGAAATTAGCAAAAAAATTAAATGTAGAATTTGTTCAAGAAGTAATAGCAAGTACAAAGGCGATTGAAACTTATAATCCAGAAACTGATGTGGTTATAGAACTTGGTGGAGAAGATGCTAAAATAATATATGTGACTAATGGTATAGAACAGAGAATGAATGGGATATGCGCTGGAGGTACAGGGTCTTTTATAGATCAGATGGCAATATTATTAAAAACTGATGCTAAAGGGCTAAATGATTTAGCCAAAGACTATAAAAATATATATAGCATAGCCGCTAGGTGTGGAGTATTTGCTAAAACAGATATACAACCACTTATAAATGAAGGAGCTAGAAAAGAAGATATAGCTGCTAGCATATTTCATGCTGTAGTTGTCCAAACGATTAGTGTATTGGCCTGTGGAAGAAAAATTAAAGGTAATGTTGCATTTTTAGGAGGACCGCTATATTTTTTATCAGAACTAAGAAATAGGTTTATAGATGTACTAAAATTAGAGAAAGGAAATATTATATTTCCTGAAAATGCACAGTTGTACATAGCTATGGGTGCTGCATTATCATATAAAAATGACTATATGTTATTTAGTGATTTAATAAAAAACATAGAAAGTTTAAAAGATATAGAAGATGTAGTTAACTCTGAAATTAAACCATTGTTTGATAACGAAAGAGAATATGAACTTTTTAAAAATAGACATAAAAAAAATATAGTAAAATCAATAGATATATCAAGCTATAAAGGTAAATGTTTTTTAGGAATTGATGCAGGGTCTACAACTACAAAAGTTGCATTAATAGACGAAGGTGGAAATTTATTATTTTCAGAATATAAAAGTAATGAAGGGAACCCCTTAAGATCAACTATAGGCATTTTAAATAATCTATACAGTAAATTACCAAGTGAAGCGAAAATTGTGAATTCTGTAGTAACAGGATATGGAGAAGGATTAATTAAAAGTGCCTTGAAAGTTGATTTTGGAGAGATAGAAACTATCGCTCACTATAAAGGAGCTAAATTTTTCTCACCGAAAGTTGATTTTATATTAGATATAGGCGGGCAAGATATGAAGTGCTTAAAAATAAATCAAGGTGTAATTGAAACTATCATCTTAAATGAAGCTTGCTCATCTGGATGTGGATCTTTTTTAGAAACATTTGCTAAGTCATTAAATCTAGATATAAAAGAATTTGCTACAAAGGCATTATTTTCAAAACATCCTGTTGATTTAGGATCAAGATGCACAGTTTTTATGAACTCTAGAGTAAAACAAGCTCAAAAAGAAGGGAATTCGGTAGGAGATATAAGTGCAGGGCTTTCTTACTCTGTTATAAAGAATGCGTTGTATAAAGTTATAAAAATGAAGTCATCTGAAGATATTGGAAAGCATCCTGTTGTACAAGGGGGGACCTTTTATAATGATGCAGTTTTAAGATCATTTGAAAATTTAACATGTAGAGAAGTTGTAAGACCTAATATAGCTGGTATAATGGGAGCCTTTGGGGCAAGTATAATTGCAAAAGAAAAGTATAAAGAAGGTTATATAACAACCCTTTTAAATAAAGCATCTATGAACTCTATAAATTTAAAAATAAGTACGTCTAGATGTAAGGGGTGTTCAAATAATTGCTTGCTTACTGTAAATGATTTTGGAAACTCAGAAAAATTCATATCTGGAAATAGATGTGAAAAGGGAATGGGTTTATATAGAAAAGAAAAAGTTGATATAAATTTATTTGATTATAAATATAAACGAGTGTTTAATTATAGAAAATTGGATGCAGAAAGCGCAATAAGAAAAGAAATTGGAATTCCTAGAGTTTTAAATATATATGAAGATTATCCTTTATGGCATACTATATTTACAAATTTAGGATTTAGTGTTGTTTTGTCAGATGCATCTTCAAAGGATGTTTATGAGCAGGGGATGGATTCTATTGCATCAGAATCTGCATGTTATCCAGCAAAACTAGTTCATGGTCATATACAAAATTTAATAAAAAAAGGTATAAAAAACATATTTTATCCATGTATTAGGAGTGAGAGTAAAGAATTTAAAAATGCCAACAATAGTTTTAATTGTCCTGTTGTAATGTCTTACTCAGAAGTAATTAAAAATAATATTAGTGAGATTAAAGAAAATAAAATAAATTATATTAACCCATTTTTACCTATACACAATAAAAGTTCTTTAAAAAAACGACTTTTAGAAGAATTAAATAAAATAAAAAATTATGATAAAGATTTCTTAGAAATTAGTAAAGAAGAGATAAATAAAAGTGTAGAGTTAGGCTTTGAAGAATATGAAAAATTTAAAGCAGATATGAGGTATATGGGAGAAAAATCTATAGAAATAATAAATAAAAGTAATAAAAGAGGCATTGTGTTAGCAGGAAGACCATATCATATAGATCCAGAAATAAATCATGGAATACCAGAATTGATAAATTCATTAGACATGGCAGTTTTAACAGAGGATAGTGTCGCACATTTAGGAAAGTTAGAAGAACCTTTAAGAGTGGTTGATCAGTGGACATATCACTCAAGACTTTACAGAGCTGCAAATTTTGTGAATTCTGAAAAAAATATAGAACTTGTACAATTAAATTCTTTTGGATGTGGATTAGATGCAGTTACAACTGATCAAGTTCAAGAAATTTTAAATGGTGAAGGCAAAATTTATACATGCATAAAAATAGATGAAGGCAACAATTTAGGAGCAGCGAAGATAAGATTAAGATCATTAAAAGCATCTATAGAAGAAAGAGATATTAATGGGTTAAAGATAGAGAAAAGGAAAAAAACATATATAAAAGGAAAAATAAATAAATCTACAAAATCAAATTATACTATACTAATGCCGCAAATGTCGCCTATCCACTTTGAGTTAGTAGAGCATGCAATTAAATCTTGTGGATATAACATCGAAGTGCTTAAAGAATATGACGGAGCTATAGAAGAAGGATTGAAATATGTTAATAATGATGCTTGCTATCCTGCGATAATTGTTATAGGGCAATTGGTTAAGGCTATTAAAAGTGGAAAATATGATTTAAGTAAAACTATGGTTGCAATAACACAAACTGGAGGTGTTTGTAGAGCTACAAATTACATTGGTTTCTTGAGAAAGGCATTGAGTGATGCAGGTTATGGTTATATTCCAGTAATATCATTATCTTTAAATGGAGAAGAAAAACGAAATTTATATAGTGTATTTTCATTAGGGCTTATAAATAGGGTTATGATGGCAGCTATTTATGGAGATTTACTTATGAAAGTTTTATATAGAGTAAGACCGTATGAACGATATAAGGGTAGTGCAAATAAACTATATCAAAAGCATCTAGAAATTTGTAAGGATAGTTTAAAAAAGGCCAGTCTATCTAACTTTAAAGAAAATATATATAACATAGTTAAAGAATTTGATGAATTTCCTATAAAGGAACAAGATAAACCTAGAGTTGGATTGGTAGGAGAAATTTTAGTTAAGTTTCACCCACTGGCAAATAATAATATTGTAGATGTTTTAGAGGCTGAAGGCGTAGAGGTTGTTGTTCCAGAACTTATAAATTTCTTCTTAAGTTGCGCTTATAATACTTATTATAAATCAGAGTATTTGTTAGATAAAAAATATAAAAAATTAGGCGGAAAGTTAATGAAAGATACAATCGAGATGTATCAAAAACATTACTCAAATGCATTGAAAAATAGTAAAAGATTTAATATACCAGAGAGTATTGAAACATTAGCTAGTAAAGCTTCTAAGATAGTTTCGATTGGGAATCAAGCGGGAGAGGGATGGTTATTAACTGCTGAAATGGTAGAGCTTATAGAAAGTGGAGTTGGAAATATTGTATGTATGCAACCTTTTGCTTGTTTACCAAATCATATAACAGGGAAGGGCGTTATCAAGGAACTTAAACGAATTTATAAAAATGCAAATATTGTTCCAATTGATTATGACCCAGGAGCAAGTGAAGTAAATCAAATTAATAGGATTAAACTTATGTTGTCAACATCATTTAAAACAATGTAA
- a CDS encoding amidohydrolase family protein, with translation MVQIYKGNILFTKIKDKFEIIENGFIIVKNGKILDLYKNLPSEYQNFEVIDFSNNLIIPGMNDLHCHAPQFRNLGMAMDKELIPWLDNYTFPEEGKFKSIEYSDKVYKNFIKEVWRHGTTRIAVFATVHKESSIRLMDLFKQSGLGALVGKVNMNINCTDDLLENTEKSISDTEYILENYYNADELVNPIITPRFIPSCNSELLKSLGDLAVKYNVPTQSHLSENLGEIDWVKQLQPESEFYGDAYNRFNLFGQTKTLMAHCVYSCNKELELMKKNNVFAVHCPNSNLNLGSGIMPVRKFLDNDINIALGSDISGGHDLSIFKVMVNAIQCSKLFWVNSNKQVDFLTLSEAFYMATKGGGSFFGKVGSFEKNYDFDALILDDSNLNPESYSLIERLERFIYIGDDRNIIHRYVRGEEISDPKFY, from the coding sequence ATGGTTCAAATATATAAGGGAAATATATTATTTACGAAAATTAAAGATAAATTTGAAATAATAGAAAATGGTTTTATAATAGTTAAAAATGGAAAGATACTAGATTTATATAAAAACTTACCAAGTGAATATCAAAATTTTGAAGTTATAGATTTTAGTAATAATTTAATAATTCCAGGAATGAATGATTTACATTGTCATGCACCTCAATTTAGAAATTTAGGAATGGCTATGGATAAAGAGTTAATACCTTGGCTTGATAATTACACATTCCCTGAAGAAGGAAAATTTAAAAGCATAGAATATTCAGATAAAGTTTATAAAAATTTTATAAAAGAGGTTTGGCGACATGGGACCACTAGAATAGCTGTTTTTGCAACCGTTCATAAAGAGTCTAGCATAAGGCTTATGGATTTATTTAAGCAAAGTGGACTTGGTGCTCTTGTTGGAAAAGTTAATATGAATATAAACTGCACAGACGACTTATTAGAAAATACAGAAAAGTCAATTTCTGATACTGAGTATATATTAGAAAATTATTATAATGCTGATGAACTGGTTAATCCTATAATTACGCCAAGATTTATACCTAGCTGTAATAGTGAACTTTTAAAATCATTAGGTGATTTAGCAGTTAAGTATAATGTACCTACTCAATCTCATCTATCTGAGAATTTAGGAGAAATAGATTGGGTTAAACAACTTCAACCAGAATCTGAATTTTATGGAGATGCTTATAATAGATTTAACTTGTTCGGTCAAACTAAAACTTTAATGGCTCATTGTGTTTATTCTTGTAATAAAGAATTAGAACTTATGAAAAAAAATAACGTATTTGCAGTTCACTGTCCGAATTCAAATTTAAATTTGGGAAGTGGTATTATGCCTGTTAGAAAATTTTTAGATAATGATATTAATATAGCACTTGGCTCAGATATTAGTGGAGGTCACGATTTATCTATATTCAAAGTTATGGTAAATGCTATACAATGTTCTAAACTTTTTTGGGTTAATTCAAATAAGCAAGTAGATTTTTTAACTCTCTCAGAAGCTTTTTATATGGCTACAAAAGGTGGAGGAAGCTTTTTTGGAAAAGTCGGTAGTTTCGAAAAAAACTATGATTTTGATGCCTTGATTTTAGATGATAGTAATTTAAATCCTGAAAGTTATAGTTTAATTGAAAGGTTGGAAAGATTTATATATATAGGTGACGATAGAAATATTATCCATAGATATGTAAGAGGAGAAGAAATCTCAGACCCTAAATTTTATTAA
- a CDS encoding cold-shock protein, translating to MSKFTGVVKWFDNDRGYGFISANDGNDVFVHFSNVKENGHCKDLHEGEEVGFDVIDAPKGLSAINVHKM from the coding sequence ATGTCAAAATTCACAGGCGTAGTTAAATGGTTTGATAATGATAGGGGATATGGATTTATATCCGCTAACGATGGAAACGATGTTTTTGTTCATTTTTCTAATGTTAAGGAAAATGGACATTGTAAGGATTTGCACGAAGGAGAAGAAGTAGGTTTTGATGTAATAGATGCTCCAAAAGGTTTATCTGCTATAAATGTTCATAAAATGTAA
- a CDS encoding coiled-coil domain-containing protein translates to MKKRIFLMTALISTMILTGCSNDNIKEKKEEKTTTKESSVDIDVAGKIRDKFDELDTDSHISSLTEFAHSFSDKVDSAKSTLKDANNALDSAGDLTAGLDSKINDANSKISSARGDVNSARHKVNSKIDNATDKVNSASDKLSTAKNKADSAKDKVSDKINKADKDVNNAKDKVNEIDRDINNTKDKVNNKVDDTKNKIEDTKNKIDSIKNDISDKIHNRH, encoded by the coding sequence ATGAAAAAGAGAATATTTTTGATGACTGCATTAATTTCTACTATGATTTTAACAGGTTGTTCAAATGATAATATAAAAGAAAAAAAGGAAGAGAAAACAACTACTAAGGAAAGTAGCGTAGATATTGATGTAGCAGGAAAAATAAGAGATAAATTTGATGAACTTGATACAGATTCGCATATAAGCTCTTTAACTGAATTTGCACATAGTTTTTCTGATAAAGTTGATTCTGCTAAATCTACATTAAAAGATGCAAATAATGCGTTGGATTCAGCAGGAGATTTAACTGCAGGATTAGACTCTAAAATTAATGATGCAAATAGCAAAATAAGTAGTGCTAGAGGAGATGTTAATTCAGCTAGACATAAAGTAAATTCTAAAATAGATAATGCTACAGATAAGGTTAATTCAGCATCAGATAAGTTAAGCACAGCAAAAAATAAAGCAGATAGTGCAAAAGATAAAGTAAGTGATAAAATAAATAAAGCAGATAAAGATGTAAATAATGCCAAAGATAAAGTTAATGAAATAGATAGAGATATAAACAATACAAAAGATAAAGTTAATAATAAAGTTGATGACACGAAAAATAAAATAGAAGATACGAAAAACAAGATAGATAGTATAAAAAATGATATATCAGATAAAATTCACAATAGACACTAG
- a CDS encoding FAD-binding oxidoreductase, translating into MYKKIDEKDIEFLKGVCGVENILVGEEINEDYSHDELGGVEKYPEVLVNVHSTEEVSKIMKYAYENNIPVTPRGQGTGLVGAAVAIYGGIMINLSQMNKIIELDEENLTLTVEPGVLLMTIGQYVSEMDLFYPPDPGEKSATIGGNINTNAGGMRAVKYGVTRDYVRGLEVVLANGEVINVGGKVVKNSSGYSIKDLLVGSEGTLGIVTKAILKLLPLPKKDISLLIPFPDLGTAIETVPKIIKSKCIPTAIEFMERDVILAAEEFLGKKFPDNTSDAYLLLKFDGNSKEEIEKAYDQVAKLCLECGAYDVFISDTQERNESIWSARGAFLEAIKATTTEMDECDVVVPRDKVAEFIKFTNELQETLNVRIKSFGHAGDGNLHIYILRDELNKSEWDTKLKETFEKMYEKSRELSGQVSGEHGIGYAKKEYLNESQSESYMDIIKNIKLAFDAKNILNPGKIY; encoded by the coding sequence ATGTATAAAAAAATAGATGAAAAAGATATTGAATTTTTAAAAGGTGTATGTGGAGTTGAAAATATTTTAGTAGGAGAGGAAATAAATGAAGACTACTCTCATGATGAATTAGGAGGAGTTGAAAAATACCCTGAAGTTTTAGTAAATGTTCACAGCACAGAAGAAGTTTCTAAAATAATGAAATATGCATATGAAAATAACATACCTGTAACACCAAGAGGACAAGGAACTGGATTAGTTGGAGCCGCTGTAGCTATTTATGGTGGAATAATGATAAATTTAAGTCAAATGAATAAAATAATAGAGTTAGATGAAGAGAACTTAACATTAACAGTAGAACCTGGAGTATTACTTATGACTATAGGTCAATATGTAAGTGAAATGGATTTATTTTATCCTCCAGATCCAGGTGAAAAAAGTGCAACAATTGGTGGAAATATAAATACCAATGCAGGAGGAATGAGAGCTGTTAAATATGGAGTTACAAGAGACTATGTAAGAGGATTAGAAGTTGTACTTGCAAATGGAGAAGTAATTAATGTTGGCGGAAAAGTTGTAAAAAACAGTTCAGGTTATAGTATAAAAGATTTATTAGTTGGATCAGAAGGGACATTAGGAATAGTAACTAAAGCTATACTTAAATTATTGCCATTACCTAAAAAAGATATAAGTTTACTTATTCCGTTCCCAGATTTAGGAACAGCAATAGAGACAGTTCCAAAAATAATAAAATCTAAGTGTATACCAACTGCTATTGAGTTTATGGAAAGAGATGTAATACTTGCAGCAGAAGAATTTTTAGGTAAGAAATTCCCAGATAATACATCAGATGCGTACTTACTATTAAAATTTGATGGAAACAGTAAAGAAGAAATTGAAAAGGCATATGACCAAGTGGCAAAACTTTGTTTAGAGTGTGGAGCTTATGATGTATTTATCTCAGACACTCAAGAAAGAAATGAATCTATATGGTCAGCTAGGGGTGCATTTTTAGAAGCTATAAAAGCTACTACAACTGAAATGGATGAATGTGACGTTGTTGTGCCAAGAGATAAAGTGGCAGAATTTATAAAGTTTACGAATGAACTTCAAGAGACATTGAATGTAAGAATTAAAAGTTTTGGTCATGCAGGAGATGGAAACTTACACATATATATATTAAGAGATGAATTAAATAAATCTGAATGGGATACAAAGTTAAAAGAAACTTTTGAAAAGATGTATGAAAAATCTAGAGAACTTAGTGGTCAAGTTTCAGGAGAGCATGGAATTGGATATGCAAAAAAAGAATATTTAAATGAATCTCAAAGTGAATCATATATGGATATAATAAAAAATATAAAATTAGCGTTTGATGCTAAGAATATATTAAATCCAGGAAAAATATATTAA
- a CDS encoding electron transfer flavoprotein subunit alpha/FixB family protein, which produces MAKIVINQDEVTEMKKVLDICPFGAIELNNGKLEIGAGCKMCKICVKTGPKGVFEFVEDEVIKIDKDKWKGIAVYVDHHEGDIHPVTFELIGKAKEMAKKINQPVYCIFVGSNLEGKTDALLSYGVDNVFVYDYKDLKEFKIEPYTACVEDFIKEVKPTILLFGGTTIGRSLAPRLAARFKTGLTADCTILDVQENTDLDQIRPAFGGNIMAHIHTPNHRPQFATVRYKIFSAPEKVDHPTGKVTLCNIDENKLKSDIEVLEINNKTKEVGIEDAEVIIVGSRAIKKKEDMEMLYKLADLLGGQVAGTRPLVESGWIDAKKQIGLSGRTVKPKLIITCGVSGAIQFVAGMNGSECIISINKDEKAPIFDTAHYAIVGDVYDVIPRLIKDLELEKTNDYEVMDEVVATLE; this is translated from the coding sequence GTGGCTAAAATAGTTATAAATCAAGATGAAGTTACAGAAATGAAAAAAGTATTAGACATATGTCCTTTTGGTGCTATAGAGCTAAATAATGGAAAATTAGAAATTGGTGCAGGGTGTAAAATGTGTAAGATATGTGTAAAAACTGGACCAAAGGGTGTATTTGAATTCGTAGAAGATGAAGTTATAAAAATAGATAAAGATAAATGGAAGGGTATAGCAGTATATGTTGATCATCATGAGGGCGATATACATCCCGTAACATTTGAATTAATAGGAAAAGCTAAAGAAATGGCAAAAAAAATAAATCAACCGGTTTACTGTATATTTGTTGGAAGTAATTTAGAAGGCAAAACAGATGCATTACTTTCTTATGGTGTAGATAATGTTTTTGTATATGATTACAAAGATTTAAAAGAGTTTAAGATTGAACCATATACTGCATGTGTAGAGGATTTTATCAAAGAAGTAAAACCAACTATATTACTATTTGGAGGAACTACAATTGGTAGAAGTTTAGCTCCAAGGCTTGCAGCTAGATTTAAAACTGGATTAACAGCAGATTGTACAATACTGGATGTTCAAGAAAATACTGACTTAGACCAAATAAGACCTGCTTTTGGTGGTAATATAATGGCACATATACATACACCAAATCATAGACCGCAGTTTGCTACAGTTAGATATAAAATATTTTCAGCTCCAGAAAAAGTTGACCATCCAACAGGTAAGGTTACCTTATGTAATATAGATGAAAATAAATTGAAATCTGATATAGAAGTTTTAGAAATTAACAATAAAACTAAAGAAGTAGGAATAGAAGATGCAGAAGTTATAATAGTTGGAAGTAGAGCTATTAAGAAAAAAGAAGACATGGAAATGCTATATAAATTAGCTGATTTACTAGGCGGGCAAGTTGCAGGAACAAGACCTTTAGTAGAATCTGGATGGATAGATGCTAAAAAACAAATTGGATTAAGTGGTAGGACTGTAAAGCCTAAGTTAATAATAACTTGTGGGGTATCAGGGGCTATACAGTTTGTTGCAGGGATGAATGGATCAGAATGTATAATATCTATAAATAAAGATGAAAAAGCTCCTATTTTTGATACAGCTCATTATGCGATTGTAGGAGATGTATATGATGTAATACCTAGACTTATTAAGGACTTAGAACTTGAAAAAACAAATGACTATGAAGTAATGGACGAAGTTGTAGCTACATTAGAATAA
- a CDS encoding electron transfer flavoprotein subunit beta/FixA family protein: protein MEILVCIKQVPGTSEVEVDEKTGVLKRDGVDSKMNPYDLYALETALRIKKENNAKIKVLSMGPPQAKQVIQEAFMMGADEGSLVSDRKFAGADVLATSYTISQGIKKLGNTDLIICGKQTTDGDTAQVGPEIAEFLNIAHVTNVTKLIETKEKSIVVEVDMPNTREICEIKFPCLITVEKEIFQPRLPSFKLKLETKDREIPMISLNDFEDKDEKNYGLNGSPTQVLKIFPPTSNVEKETWTGEEVSSLLLNKIKELKLI, encoded by the coding sequence ATGGAAATATTAGTATGTATAAAACAAGTTCCAGGAACATCTGAAGTAGAAGTAGATGAAAAGACAGGGGTTTTAAAAAGAGATGGAGTCGATTCTAAAATGAATCCATATGACTTGTACGCTCTTGAAACAGCATTAAGAATTAAAAAGGAAAATAATGCTAAAATAAAAGTTTTAAGTATGGGACCACCACAAGCAAAACAAGTAATTCAAGAAGCCTTTATGATGGGTGCTGACGAGGGTTCATTAGTCAGTGATAGAAAATTTGCAGGAGCTGATGTACTTGCAACTTCATATACAATTTCACAAGGAATTAAAAAGTTAGGGAACACTGATCTAATTATTTGTGGTAAGCAAACAACTGATGGGGATACTGCACAAGTTGGACCAGAAATAGCTGAGTTTTTAAATATAGCTCATGTAACAAATGTAACAAAATTAATTGAAACTAAAGAAAAAAGTATAGTAGTAGAAGTAGATATGCCTAATACTCGCGAAATTTGTGAAATTAAATTTCCTTGTTTAATAACAGTTGAAAAAGAGATTTTTCAACCAAGATTACCTTCTTTTAAGTTAAAACTTGAAACTAAAGATAGAGAAATACCAATGATTAGCCTTAATGATTTTGAAGACAAAGATGAAAAAAATTATGGATTAAATGGATCTCCAACTCAAGTTTTAAAAATTTTCCCACCTACTTCAAATGTAGAAAAAGAAACTTGGACGGGTGAAGAAGTATCATCTTTATTATTAAATAAAATAAAAGAGCTAAAATTAATATAA